In Castanea sativa cultivar Marrone di Chiusa Pesio chromosome 6, ASM4071231v1, a single window of DNA contains:
- the LOC142639198 gene encoding proteasome subunit beta type-1 has protein sequence MTKQQANWSPYDNNGGSCVAIAGADYCVIAADTRMSSGYNILTREYSKICKLADKAVMASSGFQADVNALQKQLAAKHLTYQHQHNKQMSCPAMAQLLSNTLYYKRFFPYYAFNVLGGLDSEGKGCVFTYDAVGSYERVGYSSQGSGSTLIMPFLDNQLKSPSPLLLPAQDAVTPLSESEAVDLVKTVFASATERDIYTGDKLEIVVLNAGGIHREYMELRKD, from the exons ATGACCAAACAACAAGCTAACTGGTCTCCATACGACAACAATGGCGG ATCCTGCGTTGCGATCGCTGGAGCCGATTACTGTGTTATCGCCGCCGATACTCGCATGTCCTCCGGCTACAATATTCTCACCCGCGAGTACTCCAAAATCTGCAAATT AGCAGACAAAGCTGTAATGGCCTCTTCTGGTTTTCAAGCTGATGTGAATGCTTTACAGAAGCAGTTGGCAGCCAAGCACTTG ACCTATCAGCACCAACACAACAAGCAGATGAGCTGCCCTGCAATGGCTCAGCTACTCTCCAACACCCTCTACTATAAACgtttttttccttattatgCCTTCAATGTTTTAGGTGGCCTTGACAGTGAAG GCAAGGGTTGTGTCTTCACCTATGATGCTGTTGGTTCCTATGAGAGAGTTGGATATTCTTCCCAGGGTTCTGGTTCCACGCTCATCATGCCCTTTCTGGATAACCAGCTGAAGTCTCCCAGCCCTCTGTTATTGCCAGCTCAG GATGCTGTTACTCCACTTTCTGAATCAGAAGCAGTTGATTTGGTTAAAACTGTTTTTGCATCTGCAACTGAGAGGGATATATACACT GGAGACAAGCTTGAAATTGTTGTTCTAAATGCTGGAGGTATTCATCGTGAATACATGGAACTCAGGAAAGACTGA